GTCCGCCTTGGCCCTTGGAGTGGATACCATCTGTTGGCGCATCACCCCGATGGAACGGCGGCCCCGCCTGAATCGTGATGGCTGCAGGCCCTGCCTGGCAACCGGTAGAATGACAAGAGGAGTGCGGAGCATCACCCGACCGTCATCCGCACACAGGACCCACCGCCGACGCCTCGCGCAGCACCCAGCTGCGACCGGACGAGCCTGGTCGTGCCGAGATCGCCCAAGCAAGTTCGGGATTTCCCTGCACCGTCGCGCGGTACATTCGAACGCCAGGAGGAGCGGTATCCTATGGGACAAACGAACCCGGTACCCTACCGTGCAGCGGACTTTTCGCATCTTCGGGGCTTGAACGGCCTTTCGGACCAGCAAATCGAGGTGCACCTCGGCCTGTACCAGGGATACATCACCAACACGAATAAGCTCAATGAACAGATCGCCGAGCTCCTCAAGGCGGGGAAAGGCAGCACCCCTGAGTATGCCGAGCTCAACCGCGCGCTGGGCTTCGAGTACAACGGCATGATCCTCCACGAGTACTACTTCGGCAATCTTTCATCGGCGGGCTCCGAAAAGCCGCGATCCGGCTCCCCAACCCTTGCCGCCATCGAGCGCACCTTTGGGAGCTGGGAGAATTGGCTCACGGATTTTCGCTCAGTCGGTACGATGCGAGGGGTGGGCTGGGTCGTGACGTACCAGGACCCGGTGACCGAGCAGATCAGCAATCACTGGATTACCCTGCACCAGACCGGCAATCCGGCAGGGTTCAAGCCCTTGCTTGTCATGGACGTGTGGGAGCACGCCTTCATGATCGACTACAAGCCGTCTGAGCGGGCGAAGTACATCGAGGCGTTCTTCAGCAACATCGATTGGAACACGGTCGATCAGCGCCTCACCAGTCCGTCCTCCGTCCGACCCGTTGGAGTCACGCGCGTAGCGGTCTGACGGACCCGCCAGCGGTCTGCCGCGCGGGAGCCGGACCCGGACGCCCGCCGATCCCGTTACTTCCGCTGGGAGGTGTCACCGTGATCTCGCATCTGTTCAGCACGCCGATCTACGTGTCGGACCAGGACAGCGCAGTCGACTTCTACGTGAACAAGCTCGGCTTTGAGCTGCGCGCGGACGAGCCGATGGGCCCCTCAGCCCGCTGGATCATGGTGGCCCCGAAGGGCGCCCAGACGTGCCTCACCCTCTACAAACCGACACCGGAGATGCCCGGGGCCGAAACGTACGAGGCGGCCACGGCGCGGATCGGTCGCTTCACCGGGGCCATCTTCGATACGCCGGATATTCAGGCGACGTATCGCGAGCTGAGCGCGCGCGGCGTCCCGTTCGCCGAGCCGCCCGCCCAGCAGCCGTGGGGCTGGTGGGCGACGTTCTCTGATCCGGACGGAAACTCGTTCGGCCTCGGTCAACACTGATGCCGTGGGATCCGGCCCAGTACATGAAGTTCGCCGACCACCGACTGCGGCCGGCCCTCGACCTCCTCGATCACGTGCCGCTCTCGGCGCCTGCGGAGATCTGTGACCTCGGCGCCGGGACCGGAAACGTCACGCGCCAGATAAAAAGTCGTTGGCCCGCGGCCCATGTGACCGGTGTCGACGACTCCGAGGAAATGCTCGCCCGCGCATCCGAAGCCCCGGACATCGATTGGGAGCGCGCGGACCTGGGGAGCTGGGCGCCGCGCGCCGCTCCGGACCTCATCTACTCCAACGCCGCGCTCCACTGGCTCCCGCGTCACGAGCGCGTCTTCCCCCGCCTCGTGTCGTATCTGGCGCCCGATGGGGTCCTCGCCGCGCAGATGCCGCGGAACTTCACCGCCCCGTCTCACGCCCTCGTCGACGAGGCCG
The sequence above is a segment of the Chloroflexota bacterium genome. Coding sequences within it:
- a CDS encoding VOC family protein — its product is MISHLFSTPIYVSDQDSAVDFYVNKLGFELRADEPMGPSARWIMVAPKGAQTCLTLYKPTPEMPGAETYEAATARIGRFTGAIFDTPDIQATYRELSARGVPFAEPPAQQPWGWWATFSDPDGNSFGLGQH
- a CDS encoding methyltransferase domain-containing protein; its protein translation is MPWDPAQYMKFADHRLRPALDLLDHVPLSAPAEICDLGAGTGNVTRQIKSRWPAAHVTGVDDSEEMLARASEAPDIDWERADLGSWAPRAAPDLIYSNAALHWLPRHERVFPRLVSYLAPDGVLAAQMPRNFTAPSHALVDEAVRSGPWRERLEHLIRPSPTQEPAFYYDLLAPITKTLDIWETEYLHVLSGPDPVKEWLKGSWLQQFLAELDEPMRGEFEACYGGLVRKAYPQRSDGHTLLPFRRLFIVATI
- a CDS encoding Fe-Mn family superoxide dismutase, which codes for MGQTNPVPYRAADFSHLRGLNGLSDQQIEVHLGLYQGYITNTNKLNEQIAELLKAGKGSTPEYAELNRALGFEYNGMILHEYYFGNLSSAGSEKPRSGSPTLAAIERTFGSWENWLTDFRSVGTMRGVGWVVTYQDPVTEQISNHWITLHQTGNPAGFKPLLVMDVWEHAFMIDYKPSERAKYIEAFFSNIDWNTVDQRLTSPSSVRPVGVTRVAV